The proteins below are encoded in one region of Scleropages formosus chromosome 19, fSclFor1.1, whole genome shotgun sequence:
- the spdef gene encoding SAM pointed domain-containing Ets transcription factor encodes MVSRDGGLGAITLHSSRPGLSETSLVLPDAVNGLSQIWDLEDSKPPRELSSGSERPPGLYLSCFDMLLTEDAAWLVKVTDPAPPPSCGGGAGGGARSEPRKDPEQCPVIDSQGLALSPALESQVEERSLEQVQSLVVGEVLKDIDTACKLLNIHPDPMEWNMSNVQKWVLWTEHLYRLPHVGKAFQELSGKDLCAMSEDDFRQRCLQCGDILYAHLDIWKSAAWMKERCSSGDNRLIGGEELWSEADSSSSGQPIHLWQFLRELLLKPHSYGRCIRWLNKEKGIFKIEDSAHVARLWGIRKNRPAMNYDKLSRSIRQYYKKGIIRKPDVSQRLVYQFVHPI; translated from the exons ATGGTGAGCCGAGACGGAGGCCTGGGGGCGATCACGCTGCACTCGTCCCGCCCGGGTCTTTCTGAGACCTCTCTGGTGCTCCCAGATGCTGTCAACGGCCTCTCGCAGATCTGGGACCTGGAGGACTCCAAGCCACCCCGTGAGCTGAGCTCCGGCTCCGAGCGCCCACCTGGACTGTACCTGTCCTGCTTCGACATGCTCCTGACAGAGGACGCTGCCTGGCTGGTCAAAGTGACGGACCCGGCTCCGCCCCCGagctgtgggggtggggcgggAGGCGGGGCCCGGAGCGAGCCACGTAAGGACCCCGAGCAGTGCCCCGTCATCGACAGCCAGGGCCTGGCCCTCTCGCCTGCGTTGGAGTCCCAGGTGGAGGAGCGCTCGCTGGAGCAGGTGCAGAGCCTCGTCGTGGGGGAGGTACTGAAGGACATCGACACAGCCTGCAAGCTCCTCAACATCCACCCAG ACCCCATGGAGTGGAACATGAGCAATGTCCAGAAGTGGGTCCTATGGACAGAACACCTCTACCGCCTGCCCCACGTGGGCAAGGCTTTCCAGGAACTCAGCGGCAAGGACCTGTGTGCCATGAGCGAAGACGACTTCCGGCAGAGGTGCCTGCAGTGTGGTGACATCCTCTACGCTCATCTGGACATCTGGAAGTCAG CTGCTTGGATGAAGGAGAGATGTTCTTCAGGAGACAACAGGCTCATAG GGGGAGAGGAACTGTGGTCCGAGGCGGACTCGTCTTCCTCGGGGCAACCCATCCACCTCTGGCAGTTTCTTCGGGAACTGCTTCTCAAGCCGCACAGCTACGGCCGCTGCATCCGCTGGCTCAACAAGGAGAAAG GCATCTTCAAAATCGAAGACTCTGCTCATGTGGCGCGTCTGTGGGGCATCAGGAAGAACCGCCCAGCCATGAACTACGACAAGCTGAGCCGCTCCATCCGCCAGTACTATAAGAAGGGCATCATCCGTAAGCCCGACGTGTCACAGAGACTCGTCTACCAGTTTGTCCACCCTATATAA